One Syntrophorhabdaceae bacterium DNA window includes the following coding sequences:
- a CDS encoding ARMT1-like domain-containing protein: protein MDVTARCYGCLRGLVEKTVSLSGGDGAAFSSTIGLLDRLYAAHATPPAIANRLLAHIKERTGCYDPFEPIKKIELERARSARVRLESRFEPTLLGALTSSALGNSTDFFVEGAFDPDDFRFYIDLDKIEEEIYTKKGMALILGDNVGDFFFDIPLIRFLEGLGRHVFYAVREHPVQNDLSMKEVASYQLGEMHGNIISTGTAEVGITREQITGAVKNLWEADGVVIAKGMGNYETISQFDPGRTIIHIMKIKCEAVAEDVGRPVGSYITISLGEENGG, encoded by the coding sequence ATGGACGTTACTGCGCGATGTTATGGCTGTCTTCGGGGGCTGGTTGAGAAGACCGTCTCACTTTCCGGGGGGGACGGGGCGGCTTTTTCCTCCACGATCGGGCTCCTCGATCGTCTTTATGCCGCTCATGCCACGCCGCCTGCCATTGCGAACAGGCTCCTTGCTCATATCAAAGAGCGTACCGGGTGCTACGACCCTTTCGAGCCTATTAAGAAAATCGAGCTGGAGAGGGCCCGCTCGGCGAGAGTGCGCCTTGAAAGCCGTTTCGAGCCTACTTTACTCGGAGCGCTCACAAGCTCGGCCCTGGGAAACTCCACCGACTTTTTCGTGGAGGGGGCTTTTGACCCCGACGATTTCCGCTTTTATATCGATCTGGATAAAATCGAAGAGGAGATTTATACTAAAAAGGGGATGGCCCTTATTCTGGGGGATAACGTGGGAGATTTTTTCTTTGACATCCCCCTTATACGGTTCCTCGAGGGCCTCGGCAGGCATGTCTTTTACGCGGTACGGGAGCACCCCGTGCAGAACGATCTGTCCATGAAAGAGGTTGCCTCCTATCAACTCGGGGAAATGCACGGGAATATCATTTCCACGGGCACTGCGGAGGTAGGCATCACGCGGGAGCAGATCACCGGAGCGGTGAAAAATCTCTGGGAGGCAGACGGCGTGGTCATCGCGAAAGGCATGGGAAATTACGAGACCATCTCCCAGTTTGACCCCGGCCGGACGATTATTCACATTATGAAAATAAAATGCGAGGCCGTGGCGGAAGACGTGGGCCGCCCCGTAGGCTCCTATATCACTATTTCACTCGGAGAGGAAAATGGCGGGTAA
- a CDS encoding phage holin family protein — protein MRLLLRWLIMTVSVIAATYVIPGVAVEGFLTALWVALFLGIVNALVRPVLILVTLPINILTLGLFTFVINAFLILLASWVVDGFRVSGFWAAMFFSIVLSLINYILSHILRTDK, from the coding sequence ATGCGTCTTCTTCTTCGTTGGCTGATTATGACGGTCTCCGTGATCGCGGCGACCTATGTGATCCCCGGGGTGGCGGTAGAAGGTTTTCTCACCGCGCTGTGGGTGGCGCTTTTCCTCGGTATCGTCAATGCCCTTGTCAGGCCGGTGCTTATTTTGGTCACCCTTCCCATCAATATTCTGACCCTCGGCCTTTTTACCTTCGTCATCAATGCCTTCCTCATATTGCTTGCGTCCTGGGTGGTGGACGGCTTTCGGGTGAGCGGCTTCTGGGCCGCCATGTTTTTCAGTATCGTCCTGTCCCTCATCAACTATATATTGAGCCATATCCTGAGAACCGACAAGTAA
- a CDS encoding 4Fe-4S binding protein has product MKIKRNIIEIDEERCSGCGLCATACAEAAIEIIDGKARVVKEIYCDGLGACIGECPEGALAIVEREADAFDAEAVEERLKGGKPETAVPAEPMACGCPSTHIRILEPRGHTGEAPAETGASPSALSHWPVQIRLVPPTAPFLKGAHLLVAADCTPVAYPNFHRDFLKDRAVLIGCPKFDETEAYVEKFKEIFLSSGVSDVTILIMEVPCCSKLPLIVKEGLARSGKKVPLEVAVVSARGEILRRTPAAA; this is encoded by the coding sequence ATGAAGATAAAGAGAAATATAATCGAGATCGACGAAGAGAGGTGCAGCGGATGCGGGCTCTGCGCCACGGCGTGTGCGGAGGCTGCGATCGAGATTATCGACGGAAAGGCGCGGGTCGTGAAGGAGATTTACTGTGACGGGCTCGGCGCATGTATTGGCGAGTGCCCCGAAGGCGCCCTTGCGATAGTGGAGAGAGAAGCCGACGCCTTTGACGCGGAAGCCGTGGAAGAGCGCCTGAAAGGGGGGAAACCGGAAACCGCAGTGCCTGCGGAACCCATGGCCTGCGGATGCCCGTCGACCCATATCCGGATCCTCGAGCCCCGCGGACATACCGGAGAAGCCCCTGCCGAAACGGGAGCGAGCCCTTCGGCCCTTTCCCACTGGCCGGTCCAGATCCGGCTCGTGCCGCCCACCGCACCGTTTCTGAAGGGCGCCCACCTGCTGGTGGCTGCGGATTGCACACCCGTGGCGTATCCGAATTTTCACCGGGATTTCCTGAAGGACCGGGCCGTACTCATAGGTTGCCCGAAGTTCGACGAAACCGAGGCGTACGTCGAAAAGTTCAAAGAGATCTTTCTCTCCTCGGGTGTGTCCGACGTGACGATCCTCATTATGGAAGTGCCGTGCTGCTCCAAACTGCCCCTCATCGTAAAGGAGGGGCTCGCACGGTCAGGCAAAAAAGTGCCCCTGGAAGTGGCCGTGGTAAGCGCGCGGGGAGAGATCCTCAGGCGCACGCCGGCGGCCGCATGA